DNA from Rhizobacter sp. J219:
GCTCGGCCTTCCTCAACCACGGCCGCCTGATGGAGCAGGCCTTCAGCACACCGCCGATCCCCGAGTTCGACACCGTGCCCGTGATGTACCAGGGCGCGAGCGACGACTTCCTCGGGCCGTTCGACGACGTGCCGCTGCCGAGCCAAGCCGACGGCATCGACTTCGAGGGCGAGTTCGGCGTCGTCTGCGGGCCGGTGCCGATGGGGGTGACGCCGTCGGCGGCGCTGCGTTGCGTGCGCCTGCTGGTGCAGGTCAACGACTGGAGCCTGCGCGCGCTCGGGCCGCACGAGATGAAGACCGGTTTCGGCTTCCTGCAGGCCAAGCCCTCCACCGCGTTTGCGCCGGTGGCCGTCACACCCGACGAAGTCTCGGCAGTGCCTGGCGCGATGGGCGCGTGCACCTGCGCCTGCAGGTGCAGTGGAATGGCGAACGCTTCGGCGAGCCCCACGGCGGCGAGATGAACTTCGACTTCGGCCGCCTGGTGGCGCACGCCGCGCGCACGCGCAAGCTGAGCGCGGGCACGATCGTCGGCTCCGGCACGGTGTCGAACGTGTCGCGCGCGGCGGGCTCGGCCTGCATCGCGGAGCGGCGTGTCATCGAGAAGATCGACCAGGGCGAGATCCGCACCGACTTCATGACCTTCGGCGACCGGGTGCGCATGGAGGCACGCTTCGACGATGGGCAGCCAGGCCCCTTCGGCGTCATCGACCAGCGCGTCGTCGCGGCGACCTGAGGCGGCCATGCACGTGCTGATCACCGGGGGCCACGGTTTCGTCGGCCACGCGCTGGCCACGCGGCTCGCCCGCGAGGGTGCGCTCGCGGGGCGCGCGTTGCGGCACCTTTCTCTCGTCGACCTGTCCTTCGGCGATGCCCCTGCGTGCGAGGGCATCCTGCGGCGGCTTGAGGGTGACCTGGGCGACGCCGCCTGGCTCGACCATCACCTGGCCGGCGATCCGGTCGACGTGGTGTTCCACCTCGCGAGCATTCCGGGCGGCACCGCCGAAGCGAACTACGCGCTGGCGCGACGCGTGAACCTGGACGCGACGCTGTCGCTCCTGGAACGCGGCAAGGCCCAGGTGGAAGCCGGCGCCGTCCGTCCCCGCTTCGTCTTCGCGAGCAGCATCGCCGTGTTCGGAACGCTCCCCGAAGCTCGTGACGGAAGCGGCACGGCCCCGGCCCCGCATGAGCTACGGCGCGCAGAAGCTCATCGGCGAGATCCTCGTCGACGACTTCAGCCGGCGCGACTGGGTGGACGGTGTGTCCTTGCGCATTCCCGGCGTCCTGGCTCGACCGCCTGCACCCACGGGCCAGTTGTCGGCCTTCCTCAGCGACATCATTCGCGAACTCGCCGCAGGCCGCCCCTTCGTCTGCCCCATGTCCGCGAGCGCCACGACCTGGGCGTCGTCACTCGGCAACGTCGTCGACAACCTGCTGCACGCCGCGACATTGCCGCACTACGCGCTGAGCCGCACGCGCACCTTCACCCTGCCGACCACGCGCTTCTCGATGGCGGAGCTGGTCGAGGCGATCGGCGCGCTCCGCGGCAACGACACCCACCCGCGGGTCAGCTACGAGCCCGACGAACGCATCGAATCGCTGTTCGGTCGCTTCCCGCCGCTGGAAACCCCCGAGGCCGAGCAGGCAGGCTTTCACCGCGATGCGGACCTGCGGGAGCTGGTCAAGCGTTCACTGGATTCGTTCTGACAGGGAGTCGCATGCGAATCGTCTCTGGCGCGCTTCTCTTCTCAGCACTGGCCTGCAGCCCCGCCGCTGCGGCGGGCATCACCGTCGGCATGTCGGCGCCGCTCAGCGGTCCGAACGCCGCCTATGGCCAAGGCCTGCTTCACGGTGTGAAGCTCGGCCTTGCGCATGCCGGCGCGATCGACGGCCAACCGGTCGAGTCTCAAGGCGATGGACGACGGCGGCGAACCCACGCGCGCATTGGACAACGCCCGCCGGCTCATCCAGGCCGGCGCGGTGGCGCTCACGGCCTTCCACGGCACGCGGTCCATCGAAGCGCTGCGCCCTCTGCTCGAACAGACCGGCGTGCCGCTCGTCGGCGCGGCCAGCAGTGCTGACAGCCTGCGAGAGCCACCCCTGCGACATCTCTTCAACCTGCGTGCAGGCGCCCGCGACGAGGTGGCGGCCATCGTCAGCCACCTCGACACGATCGCCCTGAACCGCATCGCCGCGATCGCACAGGACGACGGCCTGGGCGCCTCGGGCCTCGAAGGCCTGAAGGTGGAACTGGTGCGCCTGGCCATGCGGCCGGTGGCGAGCGAGGGGCTGACGGCGGGAGCATCGCCGGACGCGGTGGAGGCAGCGCTGCGGCGTGTCTGCAGTGCCGCGCCTCAGGCGGTGCTGCTGGCGCTCGATGCGCGGCTCGCGCTCGAGGTGCTGCGGTCTGCAGCCAAGTCCGGCTGCCTGAACACCCAGTTCGTGGCCTTCAGCGAGACCGGCGCGGCGCTGTCCATGTCGGACCGTGCGGCGGAAGCGCGCGGCCTGACGGTGAGCCAGGTGTTGCCGCATCCCACGCAGATCAGCCATGCGCTGGTCGCGGCGTACCAACGGGCGCTGGGCACACAGCCTTCGGCCGCGTCGTACCCGTCGCTGGAGGGGTACCTCTACGGTCGTGTCCTTGGGCACGTGCTGCGCGCGTGCGGCAAGCGTCCGACGAGTGCCTGCATCGTCGACCGCCTGGAAAACGCTCCACCCGCCATCGAGGGCTGGCGCCTGCGGTTTGCGCGCGACGACAGGACCGGCTCGCGCTACGTCAACCTGACCCTGCTGGGCGCAGCGGGAAAGGTGAGCCGGTAGAGCGCACACCGGCCTCGCCACACTCGGGCGGGTGAACCAGGGTTTCAATAGAACCACCGCAGCGGCACGAGCACCGTCTGCGGGAAGAGCACCATGAGAAACAGCACCGCGAACTGGGCGGCCATGAACGGCAGCACCCCACGGGTGACTTCGTCCATCTTCATGCGGCCGACACCGGCCACCACGTTGAGGACGGTACCCACCGGCGGCGTGACAAGGCCGATGGAGTTGTTGATGATGAAGAGCACCCCGAAGTACACGGGGTCGATGCCCGCCGCCTTGATGAGCGGCATCAGCACCGGTGTCAGGATCAGGATGGTCGGCGTCATGTCCATCGCCGTGCCCACCAGCATCACGAGCAGCATGATCGCGAGCAACAGCAGCGTCTGGTTGTCCAGCAGCGGGCGCAGCAGGTCCACCACCTGCGCCGGCAGGTTGGCCACCGTGATCAGCCAGGCCGACACCATGGCCGAG
Protein-coding regions in this window:
- a CDS encoding ABC transporter substrate-binding protein, translated to MPARSTANRSSLKAMDDGGEPTRALDNARRLIQAGAVALTAFHGTRSIEALRPLLEQTGVPLVGAASSADSLREPPLRHLFNLRAGARDEVAAIVSHLDTIALNRIAAIAQDDGLGASGLEGLKVELVRLAMRPVASEGLTAGASPDAVEAALRRVCSAAPQAVLLALDARLALEVLRSAAKSGCLNTQFVAFSETGAALSMSDRAAEARGLTVSQVLPHPTQISHALVAAYQRALGTQPSAASYPSLEGYLYGRVLGHVLRACGKRPTSACIVDRLENAPPAIEGWRLRFARDDRTGSRYVNLTLLGAAGKVSR